In a single window of the Nicotiana tomentosiformis chromosome 8, ASM39032v3, whole genome shotgun sequence genome:
- the LOC138897771 gene encoding uncharacterized protein, with translation MPGYTKFMKDLVTKKRSMNFETIKVTHQVSVIVHSFAPKLEVPGAFTIHCTIGSVEFAKALCDLGESINLMPYSVFKTLGIGKPRSTSMRLEMADHTMKRPLGMIEDVLIRVDKFILPVDFVILDCEVDY, from the coding sequence ATGCCCGGTTatacaaagtttatgaaggatcttgtgaccAAAAAGCGTTCAATGAATTTTGagaccatcaaagtcactcatcaagtgagtgtaaTTGTTCATTCATTtgctcctaagttggaggttcctggtgctttcacgattcaTTGTACTATTGGAAgtgtcgagtttgctaaagctctttgtgatcttggggaaagtataaatttgatgccctattcagttttcaagactttgggaattggaaAACCAAGATCAACCTCTATGAGATTGGAAATGGCCGATCATACCATGAAAAGGCCGTTGGGtatgattgaagatgttttgatccgggttgataaattcattcttccagtggattttgtcattctagattgtgaggttgattattaa